In one Lysobacter alkalisoli genomic region, the following are encoded:
- a CDS encoding PepSY-associated TM helix domain-containing protein, with translation MGQPMPASNDATRKPRGRRLWFDLHSWVGLKLCVLMAFVCLTGTLAVLAHEIDWLLHPPMRVEPAPTHASWGAVLAAARTAHPDWRIDFAEAPEGPRFAARVRVTTPDGQRRFVWVDPYRGTVTGDTAFFNVHRFLRNTHRHLMLPLYIGLPLVAALSIPLAISLLSSLYIYRHWWRGFFVRPRGDRPRRWWGDIHRLAGVWSLGFVALIALTGTWYLVEALGGGARLPSLPEPERLAIAETPIDASPAAIDRAVAEARRRWPAFEIRQVFPWSADGLLLLRGQAEAVLVRPRANVIAFDATDGHWLGHNEARDMGVHQRIAEMADPLHFGNFGGLPVKLVWFAFGALLTTLSLTGAYLYGLRAADALRSARRRDPAAAEHAGPPRPWPLAWRGMMRWRWLATGLLLACAVAWSMAGSTGAT, from the coding sequence ATGGGCCAGCCGATGCCAGCCTCCAACGACGCCACGCGCAAGCCGCGTGGCCGCCGGCTGTGGTTCGACCTGCACAGCTGGGTCGGGCTCAAGCTGTGCGTGCTGATGGCCTTCGTCTGCCTCACCGGCACCTTGGCAGTGCTCGCGCACGAGATCGACTGGCTGCTGCATCCACCGATGCGGGTTGAGCCCGCGCCCACGCACGCGAGCTGGGGCGCGGTGCTGGCCGCCGCACGTACCGCCCATCCGGACTGGCGGATCGACTTTGCTGAAGCGCCGGAAGGCCCGCGCTTCGCCGCGAGGGTTCGCGTCACGACGCCGGATGGGCAGCGCCGTTTCGTCTGGGTGGACCCGTACCGCGGCACGGTCACCGGCGACACCGCCTTTTTCAACGTCCACCGCTTTCTGCGCAACACCCATCGCCATTTGATGCTGCCGTTGTACATCGGCCTGCCGCTGGTGGCGGCACTGTCGATCCCGCTCGCGATCAGCCTGCTCAGCAGCCTCTACATCTACCGTCACTGGTGGCGCGGGTTCTTCGTCCGCCCGCGTGGCGATCGCCCGCGCCGCTGGTGGGGCGACATCCACCGCCTGGCCGGGGTCTGGAGCCTGGGCTTCGTCGCCCTGATCGCACTGACCGGCACCTGGTACCTGGTCGAAGCCCTGGGTGGCGGGGCCCGGCTGCCGTCGCTGCCCGAACCCGAGCGCCTCGCGATAGCTGAAACGCCCATCGATGCCAGCCCCGCCGCCATCGACCGCGCCGTTGCCGAGGCACGCAGGCGCTGGCCGGCGTTCGAGATCCGCCAGGTCTTCCCGTGGAGTGCCGACGGCCTGTTGCTGCTGCGCGGACAGGCCGAGGCCGTGCTGGTGCGGCCGCGCGCCAACGTGATCGCGTTCGATGCCACCGACGGCCACTGGCTCGGCCACAACGAGGCCCGCGACATGGGCGTGCACCAGCGCATCGCCGAGATGGCCGATCCATTGCATTTCGGCAACTTCGGCGGATTGCCGGTCAAGCTGGTCTGGTTCGCATTCGGCGCCCTGCTGACCACGCTGAGCCTGACCGGCGCCTATCTCTATGGACTGCGGGCGGCCGATGCGCTGCGCTCGGCCCGTCGTCGGGACCCCGCGGCGGCGGAACATGCCGGCCCGCCGCGCCCGTGGCCGCTGGCCTGGCGAGGCATGATGCGCTGGCGCTGGCTCGCAACCGGCCTGTTGCTGGCATGCGCCGTGGCATGGTCGATGGCGGGATCGACGGGCGCGACCTGA
- a CDS encoding TonB-dependent siderophore receptor produces MPIGPIRAGAIRTARRHAIALAMTLSLPGLAAAQQADAAGDRTDPSVTDLDSVQVVGRAQSLYKVDDSTTATRTQTPLEWVPQAVQVLPRQLIDDQAAHQVTDLYRSISGISFFSYAGVTLRGFRQENVLYDGLRGDPYAGFSVPQLFDIERIEVLKGPAGALYGGGDPGGVINYITRKPRRTPGTSIELQAGNYDFLAGSFQSTGPVAGSERLFYRVGVYGETAEPFRWNTDNEVRMGDAALSLDVGSTGTLTFKVTDIEQDQAGNRLRGVPVTDNGLFLTDRRWNHNEASDFLDMDARIALAIYTASPTAALDIDAAVRWFYNDERQQYHEPWGLIDRDGDGTEEWMTRQFRDQARHVEGLAANFNGVWRTQVGGLGHTVLFGVDGYREDNDFFGRTAHSLDVIAGGTVPGVDLFDPEYGLASIADYDFTPWRSTRVRGTRYGIYLQDQIELGPRWQLLAGLRWDGFEDEDRANGGRVDGDDLGWRLGTVWALTGEVHAYANVASGFKPQSAGNQGTAVGGPFDPEHSRQQEIGLKTAFADGRVTLNSALYRIERSNVLQATGETVDGVNQLAPLGLVRSDGLELDLLADLTTHWVLNASYAYNDARVIDAGVSGITNSVGDRFANAPRNTFGLWTRYELPALRSAIGFGADYVDERLSLSGQRVKPYTIYDLSWQTEWNGWHFQANIKNLFDKVYAASGFIDRTGHFPGEPRRFYLQARYRF; encoded by the coding sequence ATGCCCATCGGGCCCATCCGGGCCGGTGCCATCCGCACCGCCCGCCGCCACGCCATCGCACTTGCCATGACCCTGTCCCTGCCCGGCCTTGCCGCCGCCCAGCAGGCCGATGCCGCAGGCGACCGGACGGACCCGTCGGTGACCGATCTCGACAGCGTGCAGGTCGTCGGCCGGGCCCAGAGTCTGTACAAGGTCGACGATTCCACCACCGCAACCCGCACCCAGACGCCACTGGAATGGGTGCCACAGGCAGTGCAGGTGCTGCCGCGGCAACTGATCGACGACCAGGCCGCGCACCAGGTCACCGACCTGTACCGCAGCATCAGCGGCATCAGCTTCTTCAGCTACGCCGGCGTCACCTTGCGCGGGTTCCGCCAGGAGAACGTGCTTTACGACGGCCTGCGCGGCGACCCTTATGCCGGCTTCTCGGTGCCGCAGCTGTTCGACATCGAGCGCATCGAGGTACTGAAGGGGCCGGCGGGCGCTCTGTATGGCGGTGGCGACCCGGGCGGGGTGATCAACTACATCACCCGCAAGCCCCGCCGCACGCCCGGGACCAGCATCGAACTGCAGGCCGGCAACTACGACTTCCTCGCCGGCTCGTTCCAGTCCACCGGGCCGGTGGCCGGCAGCGAGCGCCTGTTCTACCGCGTCGGCGTCTACGGCGAGACGGCCGAGCCGTTCCGCTGGAACACCGACAACGAAGTGCGCATGGGCGACGCCGCGCTTTCGCTCGACGTCGGCAGCACCGGCACGCTCACTTTCAAGGTCACCGACATCGAGCAGGACCAGGCTGGCAACCGCCTGCGCGGCGTGCCGGTGACAGACAACGGTCTTTTCCTGACCGATCGCCGCTGGAACCACAACGAGGCGAGTGACTTCCTCGACATGGACGCGCGGATCGCGCTGGCGATCTATACCGCCTCGCCGACCGCCGCGCTCGACATCGACGCCGCGGTGCGCTGGTTCTACAACGACGAGCGCCAGCAGTATCACGAGCCTTGGGGGCTGATCGACCGCGACGGCGACGGCACCGAGGAGTGGATGACCCGGCAGTTCCGTGACCAGGCCCGCCATGTCGAGGGGCTGGCCGCCAACTTCAACGGCGTCTGGCGGACCCAGGTCGGCGGGCTCGGCCATACCGTTTTGTTCGGCGTTGACGGCTACCGCGAGGACAACGACTTCTTCGGCCGCACGGCCCACAGCCTGGATGTGATCGCGGGCGGCACCGTGCCGGGCGTGGACCTGTTCGATCCCGAGTACGGCCTGGCCTCGATCGCCGACTACGACTTCACCCCCTGGCGCAGCACCCGCGTGCGCGGCACCCGCTACGGGATCTATCTGCAGGACCAGATCGAACTCGGACCGCGCTGGCAACTGCTGGCCGGGTTGCGCTGGGACGGATTCGAGGACGAAGACCGCGCGAACGGCGGCCGCGTCGACGGCGACGACCTCGGCTGGCGCCTGGGCACGGTGTGGGCGCTGACCGGCGAGGTCCACGCCTATGCCAACGTCGCCAGCGGATTCAAGCCGCAGAGCGCGGGTAACCAGGGCACGGCCGTCGGCGGCCCGTTCGATCCCGAGCACAGCCGGCAGCAGGAGATCGGCCTCAAGACCGCGTTCGCCGACGGCCGCGTGACCCTGAACTCGGCGCTGTACCGGATCGAACGCAGCAATGTGCTGCAGGCGACCGGGGAGACGGTGGACGGGGTCAACCAGCTCGCCCCGCTCGGCCTGGTCCGCAGCGACGGCCTGGAGCTCGACCTGCTCGCCGACCTGACCACGCACTGGGTACTCAACGCGTCCTACGCCTACAACGACGCGCGGGTGATCGACGCCGGCGTCAGCGGCATCACCAACTCGGTCGGCGACCGCTTCGCCAACGCGCCGCGCAACACCTTCGGCCTGTGGACGCGCTACGAGCTTCCGGCGCTGCGCTCGGCGATCGGCTTCGGCGCCGATTACGTCGACGAACGGCTCAGCCTCAGCGGCCAACGGGTCAAGCCCTACACCATCTACGACCTGAGCTGGCAGACCGAGTGGAACGGCTGGCACTTCCAGGCCAACATCAAGAACCTGTTCGACAAGGTCTATGCCGCCAGCGGCTTCATCGACCGCACCGGCCACTTCCCGGGCGAGCCGCGCCGGTTCTACCTGCAGGCGCGCTACAGGTTCTGA
- a CDS encoding ArsR/SmtB family transcription factor, which translates to MEINDATLALSALGQSTRLSVFRLLVEAGPEGRMAGDIAEALSLPGATLSFHLKELGAAGLISGEQRGRCICYRARFDTMNALIEFLTRNCCGGTVECVPKAACK; encoded by the coding sequence ATGGAAATAAATGACGCGACCCTGGCATTGTCCGCGCTCGGACAGTCCACCCGATTGTCAGTGTTCCGACTGCTCGTCGAGGCTGGCCCGGAAGGGCGGATGGCCGGCGACATCGCCGAGGCCCTGTCGTTGCCTGGCGCGACTTTGTCCTTCCATCTCAAAGAGCTGGGCGCAGCCGGCCTGATCAGTGGCGAACAACGCGGCCGCTGCATCTGCTACCGCGCCAGGTTCGACACGATGAACGCGCTGATCGAGTTCCTTACGCGCAACTGCTGCGGGGGAACGGTCGAATGCGTGCCGAAGGCAGCATGCAAGTGA
- a CDS encoding ArsJ-associated glyceraldehyde-3-phosphate dehydrogenase: MTIKTGINGFGRMGRLTLRAALQRDDLAELEFVRINDPSGDAATLAHLLNFDSIHGRWTHEARHDGDDLLIGDRRIPVTRNTAIADTDWSGCDVVIEASGKFRRKSVLQPYLDQGVPRVVVTAPVKEAGVLDTVVGVNDHLFDPATHRIVTAASCTTNCLAPVVKVIHEGLGILHGSITTIHSLTNTQVIVDAAHKDPRRARACGSSLIPTSTGSATAIAEIFPELRGRLDGIAVRVPLTNASLTDCVFEVERATTVEEVNGLLEAASKSTPLAGILGYETRPLVSIDYRSDPRSSIVDALSTRVIHGTQVKIYAWYDNEWGYVSRTAELALKVGSAS, translated from the coding sequence ATGACCATCAAGACCGGCATCAACGGATTCGGCCGCATGGGCCGCCTGACCCTGCGCGCGGCGCTGCAGCGCGATGACCTCGCGGAGCTGGAGTTCGTCCGCATCAACGACCCCAGCGGCGATGCCGCCACCCTCGCGCACCTGCTCAACTTCGACTCCATCCACGGCCGCTGGACGCATGAAGCCCGCCACGACGGCGACGACCTGCTGATCGGCGACCGCCGGATCCCGGTCACCCGAAACACCGCCATCGCCGACACCGACTGGTCCGGCTGCGATGTCGTGATCGAGGCCAGCGGAAAATTCCGCAGGAAATCGGTGCTGCAGCCCTACCTCGACCAGGGCGTGCCGCGCGTCGTGGTCACCGCGCCGGTCAAGGAAGCCGGCGTGCTCGACACCGTGGTCGGCGTCAACGACCACCTGTTCGACCCCGCCACGCACCGCATCGTTACCGCCGCTTCCTGCACGACCAACTGCCTCGCGCCAGTGGTCAAGGTGATCCATGAAGGCCTCGGCATCCTCCATGGCAGCATCACCACCATCCACTCGCTGACCAACACCCAGGTCATCGTCGACGCCGCCCACAAGGACCCGCGTCGTGCCCGTGCCTGTGGCAGCAGCCTGATCCCGACCTCCACCGGCTCGGCCACCGCCATTGCCGAAATCTTCCCCGAACTGCGCGGGCGCCTCGACGGCATCGCCGTGCGCGTGCCGTTGACCAATGCCTCGCTGACCGACTGCGTGTTCGAGGTCGAGCGCGCGACCACGGTGGAGGAGGTCAACGGCCTGCTGGAGGCGGCTTCGAAGTCGACGCCGCTGGCCGGCATCCTCGGCTACGAAACTCGCCCGCTGGTGTCTATCGACTACCGCAGCGATCCGCGCTCTAGCATCGTCGATGCGCTGTCCACCCGCGTCATCCACGGCACCCAGGTCAAGATCTACGCCTGGTACGACAACGAATGGGGCTACGTGAGCCGCACCGCGGAGCTCGCCCTCAAGGTGGGTTCGGCGAGCTGA
- the arsJ gene encoding organoarsenical effux MFS transporter ArsJ, producing MDAADHKAALRQYALITGNYWAFTLTDGALRMLVVLHFHQLGYGALQIALLFLFYEVFGVVTNLVGGWLGARIGLNRTMNIGLAMQVVALSMLAIPTVWLSVPWVMAAQALSGIAKDLNKMSAKSSIKLLVPDAGGALYRWVAALTGSKNALKGVGFFLGGVLLAALGFRGAVLAMAAMLALVWLGSLVWLRRDLGKAKARPKFSHLFSKSRPVNVLSAARLFLFGARDVWFVVALPVFLVATLGWDDWQAGAFLAAWIIGYGIVQASAPRFVRGRDGHPPGRVAAFAWAAVLSLVPALMAWQLATGQPGDGVSAQTVLLAGLGMFGVLFAANSALHSYLIVSYAREDGVSLDVGFYYMANAMGRLVGTVLSGWVYQASGLVACLWVSAAFVAVAAGVALLLPAHEFKGET from the coding sequence ATGGACGCGGCGGACCACAAGGCCGCGCTGCGCCAGTACGCGCTGATCACCGGCAATTACTGGGCGTTCACCCTGACCGACGGCGCGCTGCGCATGCTGGTGGTCCTGCACTTCCACCAGCTCGGCTACGGCGCGCTGCAGATCGCGCTGCTGTTCCTGTTCTACGAGGTGTTCGGCGTCGTCACCAATCTGGTCGGCGGCTGGCTCGGCGCGCGCATCGGCCTCAACCGGACCATGAACATCGGCCTGGCGATGCAGGTCGTTGCCCTGTCGATGCTGGCGATACCGACGGTCTGGCTGTCCGTGCCCTGGGTGATGGCGGCGCAGGCGCTGTCGGGCATCGCCAAGGACCTCAACAAGATGAGCGCCAAGAGCAGCATCAAGCTGCTGGTGCCGGACGCGGGTGGCGCGCTGTACCGCTGGGTGGCGGCGCTGACCGGTTCAAAGAACGCACTCAAGGGCGTCGGCTTCTTCCTCGGCGGCGTGTTGCTGGCCGCGCTCGGCTTCCGCGGCGCGGTGCTGGCGATGGCGGCGATGCTGGCCTTGGTGTGGCTGGGCAGCCTGGTCTGGTTGCGCCGCGATCTCGGCAAGGCGAAGGCCCGGCCGAAGTTCAGCCACCTGTTTTCCAAGAGTCGCCCGGTCAACGTGCTGTCGGCGGCGCGGCTGTTCCTGTTCGGTGCACGCGATGTCTGGTTCGTGGTCGCGCTGCCGGTGTTCCTGGTCGCGACGCTGGGTTGGGACGACTGGCAGGCCGGTGCGTTCCTGGCCGCGTGGATCATCGGCTACGGCATCGTGCAGGCTTCGGCGCCACGCTTCGTGCGCGGACGCGACGGGCATCCGCCGGGGCGCGTCGCCGCGTTCGCGTGGGCGGCGGTGCTTTCGCTGGTGCCGGCGCTGATGGCGTGGCAGCTCGCAACAGGGCAGCCCGGCGATGGTGTATCCGCGCAGACGGTGCTGCTGGCCGGGCTGGGCATGTTCGGCGTGCTGTTCGCGGCCAATTCGGCACTGCACAGCTACCTGATCGTCAGCTATGCGCGCGAAGACGGTGTCTCGCTCGACGTCGGCTTCTACTACATGGCCAACGCGATGGGCCGGCTGGTCGGCACGGTGCTGTCGGGCTGGGTCTACCAGGCGAGCGGGCTGGTCGCCTGTTTGTGGGTGTCGGCGGCGTTCGTCGCGGTGGCCGCGGGGGTGGCGCTGCTGTTGCCTGCACACGAATTTAAAGGAGAAACCTGA
- the arsH gene encoding arsenical resistance protein ArsH, with amino-acid sequence MTLMQAPAIARLRELRDPDVLPALCREHVQPSAIDGHPPRILLLYGSLRERSYSRLAVEEAARLLQLFGAETRIFDPRDLPLPDQVAGDDHPAVRELRELSMWSEGQVWCSPERHGQITGVMKAQIDHLPLSMGGVRPTQGRALAVMQVSGGSQSFNAVNSLRLLGRWMRMFTIPNQSSVAKAWQEFDEGGRMKPSSYYDRIVDVMEELVRFTLLLRPHTQVLTDRYSERREAAAKLQATAALAEVGTKG; translated from the coding sequence ATGACCCTGATGCAGGCCCCGGCCATCGCGCGCCTGCGCGAACTGCGTGACCCCGACGTGCTGCCCGCACTCTGCCGCGAGCACGTGCAGCCGTCAGCGATCGACGGCCATCCACCGCGAATTCTGCTGCTGTACGGCTCGCTGCGAGAACGCTCGTACTCACGGTTGGCGGTGGAGGAAGCGGCACGGCTGCTGCAATTGTTCGGCGCCGAGACGCGCATCTTCGATCCGCGCGACCTGCCGTTGCCCGACCAGGTGGCCGGCGACGACCACCCTGCCGTGCGCGAGCTGCGCGAACTTTCGATGTGGTCGGAAGGGCAGGTGTGGTGCTCACCCGAGCGCCACGGCCAGATCACCGGCGTGATGAAGGCGCAGATCGACCACCTGCCGCTGTCGATGGGCGGCGTGCGCCCGACCCAGGGAAGGGCCCTGGCGGTGATGCAGGTGTCCGGTGGCTCGCAGTCGTTCAACGCGGTCAATTCGCTGCGCCTGCTCGGCCGCTGGATGCGGATGTTCACCATCCCCAACCAGTCCAGTGTCGCCAAGGCCTGGCAGGAGTTCGACGAGGGCGGACGGATGAAGCCGTCGTCGTACTACGACCGCATTGTCGACGTGATGGAGGAACTGGTGCGGTTCACCCTGTTGCTGCGTCCGCACACGCAGGTGCTGACCGACCGCTATTCGGAACGA